The Tenrec ecaudatus isolate mTenEca1 chromosome 4, mTenEca1.hap1, whole genome shotgun sequence region CCACCTGCCCGGTGCCGCTCTGGTCGGCACCTCCAATTGGGGGGTCGGTCTCTGCCCTGGGCCGGGCGTCCCTTTGCCAGACCGCCCCGCTGCTCGGGAAGGGCGAGCCCAGTGCAGGGCCGCGCCGGCGGCTGTGAGGGCAGGGCGCCGGGGACAGCCTCCCCCGGACTGCggcgcgcgggcgggcgggcgggcgggcgggctggGTGGCCGTTGTCCGGGAGACGGCGCGGCGCGAGCACCCCGCGGCCCCTCCCCTGGGCGCGCGCGCGGCCGGGGCGCCATGGCGGCGGCCGGCGAGGCCGCGGGTCCGCAGTGGGGGCCTCCCGAGGCCGACCCGCGCGGGGTGGCGGCGGGGCTGGGAGGCGGTGCGGACGCGCCCGTGCGGCCGCGCTGCAGGCCCCGCGGCATCTGCTCGCGCGCCTACTTCCTAGTGCTGATGGTGTTCGTGCACCTGTACCTGGGCAACGTGCTGGCGCTGCTCCTCTTCGTGCACTACAGCAATGGCGAGCAGGGCTCCGGCCCCGCGCCCCAGCGCCGCGCTCCAGGCCCCGCGCCAGCGCCGGTCCCCCTGCCCCGGCTCGAGGGCATCAAGGtgaggcccccacccccactccgccCTCTGCCCCTGTCCCCACGCACGCCCACTCGCCCCCCGCCCCGCGGTCGCCTGGCCAGGGCGCTGCCCCCACTGTGCCTCTTTTCCCGCAGGTGGGGCACGAGCGCAGAGTCCAGCTGGTGGCTGACAGGGACCACTTGATCCGAACCCTCAGCCTCAAGCCGCTGCTCTTCGGTAAGTCTGGAGATGCTTGGCAGACCTGGAAACGAACTCCTGCGGACCACGTGACATCTGTTTTGAACATGGCGGCTTCCACAGTAGCCCTTTCGTTAGCCAGCCAGATGCTTACCAAAGTGAAGTGTGCATCCCCACTCTCAGAGAGAGACAGAACAGGGTAACCTTGGCGCCCTCCCTCCCTAAGCCCTACCCTGGGCAACTGAGCCTCCCATCAGAGGGCTGGGCAAtgtgacaccaccaccaccacccctcccccgcaACTTATTTAAATTGTCATTGGAACGTCTGAGAGTCCCTGGTTTCGCCAGCCTTGGTGGGAGAAGGCCATAGGCTCGCCAGCGACCTGCTGTGGGCACTCACCAGCGCTCTCCGGGAGACTCTTGGCAGCGGGCATCATTCAGGGCAGTCTTGCGTGGGGGATGCTCCCTCACAGCTGTCAGATTGGGTTTCTGTGCTTGTTTGTTGGACATTCCCTGCCACTAGAACTCTGCCACATTCTGAAGTTGGGTTGTCAGATGTGAAACTGACCTCAGAGCCTGGAGTTGTGGTGGGGGAAGAGATTCTGCCCAATGTGGTCTTATGAGAAGCAAGCTGGCTGTCCAAATGTGGATAGGCTGCCACACCATCCCCAAGCACGTCCCCTGGGGCACCAGCCATTACTACATTCTAGGGGAAGGGGGGGCGGTGTCATTGGGTTCAACTGTCTTATAGGCAAAGCCTTCCAGCTTGAATAGGCTCAGGGGTCAGCATCTTAGCTCGTGTTCCCTGAGCTTCATAGATTGGTCTTATTTAATCCATACAGCCTCCCTGTGAGGTAGGCATAGCCCCCACCCACACTAGAGCTAAGTTGGTGGGTGAGAGAGTGAGGCTGACTCACACAGCCAGTTCAGCAGTGAAACCAGGATTGGAACCCAGGCAACCACCTAAGAGCCTGCCCGAGACAGCCTCCCTGCCAGCTGTGAACACCCTAGTGTCAATCAAGCTGGGGTTCCAGACCTATGGGCCAACCTAACCCAGGGTACCTCACTTTACTGGCACATACTTCTGCCAAGGTGGGGCCACTCCTGGCTACTAGGGGATGGACTGGACAGGGGAGACTTTAAGGTGAGTGGGGCCTAAGCTGAGCAAAGAGGATCCTAGTGGGGGGTTATGCCTAGACCCGTGGGAATGATATCACAAGCCTGCCAACTGTGGGGAAACAGGTTACGATGCCAGCCCTTTTCTGTTGGTGATTCCTACTGAATAACGAaggtgtgccaggcactgttttaGGTGCTGGGGTCACAGCATGGAACAAAACAGGAAAGCAAAACAGACTGGAGCTGACATTCAAATAGGGAAGAGTCACACAATAAACAAACAAGTAACTGTACCGGGTATGTCCATGGGGAGAAGTTATTACAGACAGATACGGCAAAAGTTCAATTGCAGTTGAAATTCTAAATGGGGTGACCAGGGTAGACTTCCATAAGAAAGTTATTTGAAGAAAACCTTTAAGAGGTGCAGGATTGAGTCAGGTGGGAGAAGGGTGATTCAGGCAGAGGGGCAACCCTTGCCCCAGTGCTGTTGCACTGCTCTACAGCGGAGCAGAGTGGGGTGCTTTCCCCCATCAGCCTCCTTCATTCCGATGCATGGTAGGCTCATGGAGCCACCACAGGGACCCAGAGGATAAGAGAAGAACTGTCTCATGGAGGTCtgaagactgccacatcttttccccttaggacagctggtggttttaactgCGAGCCTTTTGGTTGGGgaccaagtgctttaaccacattTAAACCATGTAGGGATCCTTCATGAGACTCTGTGTGATACAACTTGTTGCATCAAAAATCCTACCAGTTGAAAAGCAAGCCAGATTGCAGATACCAAGAGTTACAGGAAACAGGAGATACAACGCAAAGTTGTTCAAATGGGTCTCAGTTAACAGAGGAGATTGGATACAAAGTAAAGTAACTAAGGCAGAGATTAGATACAGAGTAAAGAGGTTCAGGTGGGTCTCAGTTAACAGAGGAGCTTGGATACAAAGTAAAGTTGTTCAGATGGGTCCCAGTTAACAGAGGAGATTGGATACAAAGTAAAGTAACTAAGGCAGAGATTAGATACAAAGTAAAGGTTCCTTTGGGTCCCAGATTCAGGCAAATTAAAAGGACATTCCTTGTGGTCCTGTCTCCTTGTGAAATGCTTAAGCTGTCTTCAGGACAGTCAATGGAAGATGTCCCCATTTTACTCTGAAAAGCCCAGGGCTTGCTGCTTGGGGGAATGAGGTGGGCTGGGTGCCAAGAGAGGGAATGCAGGATGAGCGAGGGAGTACAGAACTAACCAAGAAGTCCAGTGACTGGAGGGACATCACAAGGGAGAGGGCAGCCAAGAGGGCATTTTGTGACGCTGGTATTGCAAGCGCCCTGGTGGGGTGGTGATTATACATTGAGCTGTGAGTCAGGAGGTCGGCAGTGTGAAGCACCatgccctctgagggagaaacactgggcttttcaCCCCTGtatgtatagtcttggaaacccacaggggctcacgatgagtcagtactgactcaatggcagtgtttagtTTGAGatttttggggggaggtggggggtgttgTTGGATGACTCCAAAAAAGGACCCTCCACCTGCGTGAAGGAGCAGGGCTTGTCTGACTTCTGTGCCTGCCGTTGGTCTATCCATCCATTAATCCATCCAGTAGGGCAGGGGAGCCACTGTgagctctctcccctctccctgcatGCTCTTGGTTTTAAACCTGTGAGTCAGTAGCCTTGGAGACCCAAGATACCAGGGATGAAGGATTGAGTGCTCTGGATATGAACTAGAGGGACTAGGGAATGTCACTATTTCACAGGGAAGACCCCATACAACATCCCACCTCTACCTTCAGGGAGCATTTctttattcccacccccacccccagagacaTTTGGGGATTGGCATCTGGGCCCAAAAAGGCCTCCCCTTTGACTCTGGTAGACATTTCCCAGAGACCAGGGCCCTTGGGAGGCTAGGGGGGAGGGGGTATTTTGTCTGGAATAGTTGTTCAGAAGGGAGGGGCTCCAGTTCTGAGGCATCTCCACCCCACCTGGAGGGGGGGGCAGGTTATCACCTGTCACATCACGTGACTTACTTCTCCCGTGGCCCCACCTCTTTCTACCTTAATTCTGACTTTGAATGGCAGGCCCAACCTCTACACAACCTCTAAGACTCATTCTGTGGCCCTTAGGACCCATTACATCTCAGACTTCATCTTgtcgtcccccctccccctttctggTTCTCAGGCACCACACTCATCTGTGCCTCCTCCAGGCATCCGTGTGTCCTGCTCCTCCGTGGGTTCTTCCCACAGAAGGCGGTTTGACTTCCATCAGCATCTGCTCAGATGTCCCTTCAAAGTTCCCCTTGATACCCCTCCTTAGAGGTTCCCAGGAACCCTGAGATCTCAGCCTGCTTGGTTTCCTTTGCAGCATGCACAGTGGTTGTCTTTCTCTGTGTCATTTGTACCTTGAAGACAGGCAGCACGTGTAGGAGGCTGGACTTGTTCTTGAGATGGGCCCAGGGCTtggagaggagcagctggtgctggtCATTGGTAGCTGGCTGAAGGGTGTACCCTCGATGCCTGGTCGCTCAGAGTGGCCCCATTGGCACCCTGGCAGGGGCCTTGTGGCTGAGCTCCCTCGTCGGGAGCCAGGGACACTTCTGCAGTGGCCAACAAGAATCCCACGTTTTCTTAATGATTGAAGTTGGAAAAGCAGCTGCCATCAGCACGCCCAATTTCTTTTCAGATCATGACTAGCTTTATTTATGACAGAAGCAATTctaaacctgtgggttgagacccctttgggggtcgaacaaccctttcacaggggtcgccccattcataaccgtagcaaaatgacagtgatgaagtagcaacaaaaataattttattgttgggggggtcaccacaacatgaagacctGTATGAAGGGCCtccgcatgaggaaggttgagaaccactgtgatggGATCGCCAAGGATCCTCTCTTTCAGGTGTGCAGGGTCAGCTGCAGCAAGTGGCTGGCTCAGCGCATGGCGGGGCAGCAGGCCTGCCTTCGGCACCCCTAGCCCAGGGTCCAGGTTGCCCCCCAGGGGCTGGACACTGACCTGTGCTCCCCGAGGAGAGCATGACTTTCACTGTTgaatgttggggtgggggggcagcggAGAGCCGCCATCAGAGgctctgcaccccaccccaccccctcttgaACCAAACCCTCAGCACTTGGAAACCATCTCTCTGGGAAGGGCTGCCCTTAGCTACCACCCTCATCAGGTTTCCTGTCTTAACAATGACTGGTATGGGAAATGCTTTCTTCAACATTGCAGCTCAACCACACTTCCCATTTGGGTATTTCCTCTTTGCTTCCCCTCCCCGAGCCCAGAGCCCGCATGCAGGCACTCCTGTGAGCACATGGGGCGCTGCCCTCGCGTGCGGGGCTCACCAAAGTGGCGCAGAGCGTGTCCTGCAGCACAGTCTCTGCAGCTGGCACAGTGTCCTATGGGAAGGAGCTGGGGTCAGATGCCCAGAGCAGGCGTGGGTATGGAAGGTTCCCTCACTTCTCTGCTCTTGGGGACTGaggccccccacccctgctttctACCAGAGGGCCCCTTTCCCATGGCCTGCAGGGAAGCATGTGCAGTACAGGACAGTGGGCCAGGGGTAACTGTCACAGCTGGCCCGCTCCGCCTGCCTCACCCAGGCTGCAGCCAGGGTAGACCACGTTGAGAGGAACAGGCTTGGGGCAGTCaggacccttcaggaccaggggttagCAGCTGGAGGCTAGGTTCCCAGATCCGCCAGGGCCCCCCTCCATGCTCCTGACTGCTGTGTGGCTGGTGACGCCTCACAGTCGCTGGGCAACGACACTCTGGTCACCTAGCAACCACCCTGCAGGCTTGTTTTCTGTATGActgcacctcccccccccctgcctcccagccctgctgtgcccctccaccccctcctAGCTAGCCCAGGCCTCCTCCCCAAGCACCACAGTGCCAGTGCCAGGCCAGAGCAGGtgggggcctgcaccctggctttCACTTCCACTGGGAAAGAAGACGCGCCCACCCACCCAGGGCCCTGAAGTCTCTGCCCACAGCCGAGGGTAGCAGAGTGCAAGGCCCTGTGCCTGAAAGCACCCATTGTCCCTGGCCCTCAGAAGAGGGGGCGGAGGGAGCAGCTGTCCACAGGGTAGGGTGGGCAAGGATGAGGTGGTGGCTGGTCCATCTCGGCACTCGCTCTTTTTGAGAAAAGGCCACCAGATGGAGGGATTCCTCGGGCAAACTGAGGGCCCACACCTGATGGCAGAGCTGCGCCTGGCCCCCCAGTGCCACTGAAACAGCCCCCAGAGCTGGTTGTCCCTGCCTTTCTCTCCTTTGCCCCCATGGGTGTCCACTCTCCTTCCTACTACGGAGACCATGGAGAATTCCGACCAACCGGGCCATCCTCTTCCCACCCAGCCACTGATCGGCATGCTGACCACAGCAAGAGTTGGTGAGGAGACAAAGTATTGGCGGGGCAGGgccccccactctccccactccccaccccaccccctgcctgcaCCTGGGAGCCCCTGCCCTACCTTTCAAGGTACACAGGGTTGAAACGACAGAGGAAGAGGCGGGCATCAGGGTGGCACTCCTGGGCGAGCAGGGGCAGCCAGCTGACTGACCGCCGAATAGCCTGGGTGGCTGTGTGATGGCCCAGCAAGTTGGGCAGCCGCATCTGCCATGGCCTGGGAAGTGGGCAGGCATCTCGAGGGGCCCCAGAGAACCCCCGCCGTGCCGTCACCCCCAGCATCACCAGCACTGCCCTAGTTGCAGCTTTTGCTCCATGGCCTGCCATGGGCTCCAGTGAgcgggtagaggaagggtggggggcggTCAGGCTGGTTTCTGCCCACCTCAGAACGCTTCCACCAGGCCCAGCTGGGTGGGTCCCAGTATGCTGGTCCGTCGGGCTGGTGGCATTTGATAAGCGCAGCAGTGCAGGGGTAGGGCAGTGTAGGGGATGGTGGGATCTGTGGATTAGAGGCACCTAATAAACCAAAACAGTGTGGGCGCATTATTCCTCGCGTGACTCGGGTTTACTTTAAACAGCAATAGTAAGTGCATTGGGTCCTGCCCCTTGTCCTGCAGGCAGGGCTGCCTCCCAGCCTGGCTCATGCCCTTTGGGGATTTGctcggtggggggaagggaatctATGCTCTGTCCACAATGCCATCCCATCTGAGTCATCTGAACATGAATTCTGGAGTTCAGTACCTTAAGCCCTGAGGATTGTGAACTTGGGTTCTTCATTGATAAGGGCAGACCGATGAGGCTCCTGTTCtagacaatggttctcaacctgtaggtcgtggccccttttggggttgaacgaccctttcacaagggtcgcccgattcataacagttgcaaaatgacagtggtgaagtagcaacaacaataatgttatgattgggggtcactacacatgaggaactgtgtgaaagggtgccAGGATTAGGAagctgagaaccacagctctagaaGAAGCCTCAGAATTCAGGAGTTGCTGGTACGTATGGCGTGCGTAGGATGCGGCCTGGCCCCATGTCCATACCGCCCAAGTGTGATCctctgtggtgacagctgagaaCTGTCCAGCTCTGATTGGGACTCAGAGTGGCCATTGCCCTTCCTCTTGGTCACTTTACACTGGAAACATGGTGCAAAGCATGTGTCAGGCCCCCTCTGTGGGTGCTCTGAGGCGACAGCATTGCTGTATCCTCTCTCACTCAGCCCTTGGACACCTCTGCCCCACCTTGTCTAAGGCGTCCtcttcccaagcaggaaatgaaGCAGGGCCTGAGCTCCTGCCCTGGCAGGACCTCGAATGCCGCTTCAAGCAGCCTACTGGTGCAAGGGCATCCTGCTGCAGGTCTGTCCTGTGTGGGAGCTCAGGGACATCTGTGCCGAGAGGAATGGGGAAGCCCAGGGTGCCCGAGGCTTCTCAGAGAGCAGCATATGTCAGACATCGAAGGGACACGCTGGCCTCCCAGCCTGGGAGGTCAACAAGTCAGCCTTGGTCAGATGACCAACAGCCACTTGTGCAGAAGGTTGGCTGGCAAGGCCTTTGGACTGGCCGGGAGCACCAAGGTCCGGTGCTCGCTTGCTTTTCCTTGAGCAAGGCTGAGGAGCAGGCCTGCTTTCTGAGCGCGCACCAGAAGAAACAGGCGAGGGGCACACTCTGGCCTGCCTGCCAGGAGCTGTGTTCCCCCCACGCATCCCAGTGCTGGCCTGCACCCCAGTGCTGGCCCCCACTAGGGGTCTTACCACCCACCTTCTCTCGCGGCAGAAACTCCCGGCTTCCTGACTGATGAGGAATGCCGGCTCATCATCCACCTTGCGCAGATGAAGGGCTTGCAGCGCAGTCAGATTCTGCCCACCGAGGAGTACGAGGAGGCGATGGGCACCATGCAGCTCAGCCAGTTGGACCTCTTCCGACTGCTGGACCAGAACCACGATGGCCGCCTGCAGCTCCGAGAGGTTGGGATCCAGGGACCTGGAATAGGCAGAGGGAAAGTGCCCGGAATGACCTTCCTAATGGTGGCAGGGTCACTTGTTCAAGTCAACCCTAGCTCCAAGAGTCAAATCCATCCCAGCCAGGCTGGCTTGGGCATGTCCTGGTCTAGCATTTCCCCCTTCCACCCCTGGAGAGCCCCCTGCTGCCCTATGAACCCCCAAGGTCATCGGGCACATgactgatgggggtgggggatgatacTGATGGCTGCAGTACCGGATGCGGTGCTTTCGTTGGGAGAGATCCGGGGCTGCTCTTGCTGGGGGCCCACACACCTTCACGTAGATGGGGTGGCATCCTTGAAGTGGCCCTCAGCGTGGGCTTCTGAGGGGCTGGCAGGGCGCGCTGTCTTTTGCTCAAACAGTCACTCTCCCTGAGGCAGATCTTGCCGAGGGAACCAGTGACATGCCCTGGCCAGGCCTTCCTGGGGTGCCTGCTTCCTCTTCACACCCAGGCTTGGACTCTTGCCAGGGGGTGTGTGAATGGGATGGAGGTCTGTCCCGCACTCTGCCTCCAGCCAGTCCAGTGGGAAGTGCTCAGGACCTCTCGACTACCCTCtgacctcctccccagaagcctcTGCACATACCTGCCCACCCTTGCTTCTCGGAGACCCTCGGGCTCTAtctctggccctggccctggcccttgcCCTCTCACCTGGCCCCACAGCAAGAACCAAGCCAACCTGTGCACGGGCCCTCTCTCGGGCAGGTCCTGGCTCAGACTCGCCTGGGAAATGGCCGGTGGATGACCCCAGAGAGCATTCAGGAGATGTACTCTGCGATCAAGGCCGACCCTGATGGGGATGGTGAGTGCCCACACCACCACACACTTGTCCTAGCCAGGTTCCTGCCCACTCCCAGGTGTACCATCCAGAGTGCTGAGGTGCAGTGCAGCTCTCATGCCCGTGCGACCACTCTGCCCAGCCTGCTAGTGGCTAGAACTGTGGCATGAGCATCCACCTTCAGCCCTCACCCCATGGGAAGAGGGAAgtcagctggctcctcccattCCTCTGGGTTCACACCCAAGAGTGATCTTCCAGGTGTAGTGTCTGGGGGGCCGGAGCTCCAGGACAGCAAGGCCAGGCTGGAGTTCCACTGTTCCTTCAGCCTCCTCTCTCCAGCCTGGGGTGGCCCTGCGCCTCCATGCAGCCTCACTTGCCAACCTGAGCCCTGCTGAAACACCAAAGTGGCAGGTTGCTAActactggggtggggtgggtgccaTTGGCAGCCTCTCCCTTTTGGGAGTGGCCCAGAAGGTTTCTGGGGTGCGGTCAGCCTCATGCTCAAGTTCTGCCCACCGAGGAAGACCAGACACAGCCGTAGATGAGGTCTCAGAAGAATGGTCTTTTTCACTGGTAAGCCCAGACTATAGCTTTAAGCCTATGCCTGGAGGGGTATCTTGCTGCCAATGCCCTGTAGGTGCAGAGACGGCTGGCAACAGGCTCACAGCCCTTGAATGCCCCCCATCCTCAGAAAGTTCTGGCTGGGTTTTAGCAAGTGGCTCATTGGTCAGGTGGGTTAACCAGGAGCAGCTAAGGCACCAGCTACTGCTCTAGGGCCCCGAGAGGGTAGAGCCCTTGCTCTGTAGGCGGGGCAGGAACAAGGTTCTCATCTGGAACCGCAGCCCAGACTTACGTAACCAACTCAGACCAATGATCCAGCCAGCAGGCCGGCCCAGTCAGATGCTTTTGACCTGGAAGGAGACCAGAGGGCACCCACCCCCCTTACCCCCAGAGAACTGACCACAGTTGCACCCTCTGGTATGGACAGTTATAGAAGCAGCCCAGTGTTGGCTCCTCTCTCCTTGTGTGCCATGCTAGAGGGTGGTCCCCACTCTCTGTGGAGCCACGCTGCAGGGCTGGGCTGGCACACACGGTGGCTCAGGCTTCCTCTGGAGACCCTGCTCTGGCCAGGGGCAGGGCAACGCCCGTTCCCCGGGCCAAATCAGAGGGCTGCTTGAGCACATGGTGGCTTCTTTGGATCTCCTTCCCGCTGGGCCTGACGTGACTAAAAGCAGGTTCGTCTGCCCCAAGAGGCCTGGTGTGGTACAGGAACACTCGGCCCTCCAGGGCTTAAGGCCAGGGGTTGCAGTGGCCTGTGGAGTGGCAGGCAGGCCCCCCTCTGGGCTTGGCGGGCAGTGATGGCCAGTCTTTTGCGCAGGAGTATTGAGTCTGCAGGAGTTCTCCAGCATGGACCTTCGGGACTTCCACAAGTACATGAGGAGCCACAAGGTGGAGACCAGCGAGCTAGTACGGAACAGCCACCACACATGGCTCTACCAGGGTGAGGGTGCCCACCACATCATGCGTGCCATCCGCCAGAGGTGAGCGCCttagctcccccttcccctcttccCAAAGTCCTAGACTGGGGCTCCAAGGACAGAATTGATGTAGCCTCGTCAGGATTCAGTTCTGCTTGTTGGGCCTGGAAGGGGTCCTGCTGAAGGATGCACAATGGATGGAGACCAATCAGCCTTCCTTATGGGCAACCGGGTACAGTGAGAATTAGACTAGACAGAGACAGACACTAGACTAGACACTTCATGAGTGTGGGCTTTCAGCTAACTAGAAGAAATGGCCTCCTTCCTGCGTTCACAGGGCCTCCTGCTTGGCTGAGCAGTGGCTGGGGCTTCAGATAAATAACTTTCTTCCTGGGTGGGGTCAGCAAACCTGGGTCTGAgggtctgacccccacccccaacttagAAAATCTCACCTTCTCCACCCAGTGGGCACCCACCAGCCCTGGGGAGGGTTCAACACACTTGAGCCCTTCTTGCTCCTACAGGGCCAGTCTGGGTGGCTCAGGGGGCTTCCAGGGAAGTGGGCAGGAGGGGCAGAGATGGGGGCAGGCCCAGGGTCCATCTTGGCCGGCTCCTTCAGGGTGCCCAGCTGACTGCCCGCTGCCACCCAGGGTGCTTCGTCTCACCCGCCTGTCTCCGGAGATCGTGGAGCTCAGCGAGCCTATGCAGGTGGTGCGGTATGGCGAGGGAGGCCACTACCATGCCCACGTGGACAGCGGGCCCGTGTACCCGGAGACCATCTGCTCTCACACCAAGGTGGTGGCCAAAGAGTCTGTGCCCTTCGAGACCTCCTGCCGGCAAGTACCTCCCCAGACCAGGCTTCCCTGAGACGCTAGCATAGGCCTGCCCTGGGGCCACTCTGCTCCCGCCCTTCAAGTTGTCTACAAGGGGTGGGGGGTTTCTACTGCCGGCAACAGAGGCCGAGGCAGCACAGACACTGAAACTTGCCTTGAGGTCTGAGACTAAGGGCCAGGCTGGACCTCCGCTTCTTCCTACCCTCTCTCCCAGCTGCTAATCCTGCCTCCATGGTTGGCAGcctcagctgctcctgggtccttCTCCCTCACCCCTCACTGAGGTGCACGGGCAGGGCTGGCTGCTCCCTGCAGTGGCCATGGCTCAGGCCCTGCCCAGCCTTCTGCACAAACTCGCTCCTGCTGCCAGTTGGACCCTTGTTCTAACTTAGCTCAGGCCACTGTGATCTTACTCACAAAAACGAATGAGGCACACAGCAAAACAGAGCTCATGTGGGGAGGGAAGAACTTGGACTGCCTCTTCTtggcctcccagggggagcctaTCCTGCTTAGAGTAAGTCCCAGCGCGCCCTTGTGAGTGAGCCTTGTCTGGCCAGAGACCTGCTCAGCTGCATCCCTACCCCCACCTTACAGCTACATGACAGTGCTGTTTTATCTGAATAACGTCACCGGCGGGGGTGAGACCGTCTTCCCTGTAGCGGACAACAGGACCTACGATGAGATGGTAAGGGCTGGCTGGTCCACTGCCCACCCTGGTGAGCTGGCCTGGCCTCGGG contains the following coding sequences:
- the P4HTM gene encoding transmembrane prolyl 4-hydroxylase isoform X1, yielding MAAAGEAAGPQWGPPEADPRGVAAGLGGGADAPVRPRCRPRGICSRAYFLVLMVFVHLYLGNVLALLLFVHYSNGEQGSGPAPQRRAPGPAPAPVPLPRLEGIKVGHERRVQLVADRDHLIRTLSLKPLLFETPGFLTDEECRLIIHLAQMKGLQRSQILPTEEYEEAMGTMQLSQLDLFRLLDQNHDGRLQLREVLAQTRLGNGRWMTPESIQEMYSAIKADPDGDGVLSLQEFSSMDLRDFHKYMRSHKVETSELVRNSHHTWLYQGEGAHHIMRAIRQRVLRLTRLSPEIVELSEPMQVVRYGEGGHYHAHVDSGPVYPETICSHTKVVAKESVPFETSCRYMTVLFYLNNVTGGGETVFPVADNRTYDEMSLIQGGVDLRDTRRHCDKGNLRVQPQQGTAVFWYNYLPDGQGWVGDVDDYSLHGGCLVTRGTKWIANNWINVDPSRARQALYQQEMARLAREGGADSQPEWALDRAYSDARVEL
- the P4HTM gene encoding transmembrane prolyl 4-hydroxylase isoform X2, whose amino-acid sequence is MAAAGEAAGPQWGPPEADPRGVAAGLGGGADAPVRPRCRPRGICSRAYFLVLMVFVHLYLGNVLALLLFVHYSNGEQGSGPAPQRRAPGPAPAPVPLPRLEGIKVGHERRVQLVADRDHLIRTLSLKPLLFETPGFLTDEECRLIIHLAQMKGLQRSQILPTEEYEEAMGTMQLSQLDLFRLLDQNHDGRLQLREVLAQTRLGNGRWMTPESIQEMYSAIKADPDGDGVLSLQEFSSMDLRDFHKYMRSHKVETSELVRNSHHTWLYQGEGAHHIMRAIRQRVLRLTRLSPEIVELSEPMQVVRYGEGGHYHAHVDSGPVYPETICSHTKVVAKESVPFETSCRYMTVLFYLNNVTGGGETVFPVADNRTYDEMAGWVTWTTTRCTEAAWSHEALSGSPTIGSTWTLAGRGRHFTSRKWRVWPVKVAPTRSPSGPWTEPTAMPAWSSEGRVAGAPLGRVSA